A portion of the Candidatus Eisenbacteria bacterium genome contains these proteins:
- a CDS encoding glycosyltransferase family 39 protein, translating to MRRTIVLLFLVAFALRMGAVLAIGEYKRPNTWESGLVADALLEGKGFALDWRTMLGKPPEPDAASTWWSPAYPLLLAACRIVAPGAPYLLVSIVQALLLAAVPVLIFHMGRSLFDERAAWIAALLAAVHPPLLGYAALMQTAALEIFALTLSLALATRVLRETPAIGEAAGSPSRGGRDAFLAGLFLALASLTRGPALALLILAPIAWLAAGIPARRALALSGFLFLGALLLIGPWTARNYRVRGEFVLISSKGGWNLFRGNNPSNTPFAPFDNKRAIQPDLRSKLMEMNEVEGDRALRRLALDYIRAQPEDAFRNMLGRVKQLVWFNEEFGRSSGYASLLRRITRPVYMTAWPLLLAFGALGIAWTRRSWRRLLIYYGTIATIAGVILLTYFENRYRAPLEPILILFAGAALARITGRFSAGR from the coding sequence ATGCGGCGAACGATCGTTCTTCTCTTTCTCGTCGCTTTCGCTCTTCGGATGGGAGCGGTGCTCGCGATCGGCGAGTACAAGCGCCCGAACACGTGGGAATCCGGTCTCGTCGCCGACGCGCTCCTCGAGGGGAAAGGGTTCGCCCTCGATTGGCGAACAATGCTCGGGAAGCCTCCTGAGCCGGACGCCGCCTCGACCTGGTGGTCGCCCGCATATCCCCTCCTCCTCGCGGCGTGCCGGATCGTCGCGCCGGGCGCGCCCTACCTTCTGGTCAGCATCGTCCAGGCCCTCCTCCTCGCGGCGGTTCCCGTATTGATCTTTCATATGGGAAGGAGCTTGTTCGACGAAAGGGCGGCTTGGATCGCGGCGCTCCTCGCGGCCGTCCACCCGCCCCTCCTCGGCTACGCGGCCCTCATGCAGACGGCGGCGCTCGAGATCTTCGCGCTCACCCTCTCTCTCGCTCTGGCGACTCGGGTCTTGCGCGAGACTCCCGCGATCGGCGAGGCGGCCGGCTCTCCCTCGCGGGGCGGGCGGGACGCGTTCCTTGCGGGGCTCTTCCTCGCCCTCGCCTCTCTCACGCGGGGCCCCGCCCTCGCCCTCCTCATCCTCGCCCCGATCGCGTGGCTCGCGGCAGGGATTCCCGCGCGCCGCGCGCTCGCCCTTTCGGGGTTTCTCTTCCTCGGCGCCCTTCTTCTCATCGGACCGTGGACCGCGCGGAACTACCGCGTCCGGGGGGAGTTCGTCCTCATCTCGTCCAAAGGAGGCTGGAACCTCTTTCGCGGGAACAACCCGTCGAACACCCCCTTCGCCCCCTTCGACAACAAGCGAGCGATCCAGCCGGACCTCCGGTCGAAGCTCATGGAGATGAACGAGGTCGAGGGAGACCGCGCTCTTCGCCGGCTCGCGCTCGACTACATTCGCGCCCAACCCGAGGATGCTTTTCGGAACATGCTCGGGCGCGTGAAGCAGCTCGTCTGGTTCAACGAGGAGTTCGGTCGAAGCAGCGGGTACGCGAGCCTTCTCCGGAGGATCACCCGCCCGGTGTACATGACCGCCTGGCCCCTCCTGCTCGCTTTCGGAGCGCTCGGGATCGCGTGGACCCGGAGATCGTGGCGGCGGCTCCTCATCTACTACGGGACGATCGCGACGATCGCCGGGGTGATCCTTCTCACCTACTTCGAAAACCGATACCGCGCTCCCCTGGAGCCGATCCTGATCCTCTTCGCGGGGGCGGCCCTCGCGCGGATCACTGGGCGTTTCTCCGCCGGACGGTGA
- a CDS encoding 2-hydroxyacyl-CoA dehydratase, protein MSENDYTDMWTNLGIDLEAHDRLMKTLGQFYGDIYLSQTNRPEGMKYLDFVLSEIHGLRIRELLEAKNEGRKIVGTFCLYVPEEIVLAADGVCIGLCAGAEVGTEQAEQILPRNTCALIKSFFGFKLARLCPYTESCDLVIGETTCDGKTKAYELFAELADVFVIEVPNTKGDAGRSLWRSEIGRLKNKIEELSGRTITADGLRAAIETVNAKRRALARLNALRETVPAPISGRDALLINQVQFYDDPVRFTAKLNELCDELDDRVQRGIGVAPAEAPRILVSGCPMAAPNWKVPYIIEKNGAVIVGEESCVGERGTRNLVPETGRSVDEMLDQIAERYFRIDCAVFTPNEDRMGHVREMSERYGANGVVHYALQFCTPYAMEAGKVERALKADGVPMLRIETDYGMEDFAQIETRVQAFLEILR, encoded by the coding sequence GTGTCCGAAAACGACTACACCGACATGTGGACGAACCTCGGGATCGATCTCGAGGCTCACGATCGGCTCATGAAGACCCTCGGGCAGTTCTATGGAGACATCTACCTTTCACAGACGAACCGTCCCGAAGGGATGAAGTACTTGGATTTTGTCCTCTCCGAAATCCACGGCCTTCGCATCCGAGAGCTTCTTGAAGCGAAGAACGAGGGACGCAAGATCGTGGGGACGTTCTGCCTCTACGTCCCCGAGGAGATCGTGCTCGCGGCCGACGGAGTGTGCATCGGGCTATGCGCGGGCGCGGAGGTCGGGACGGAGCAGGCGGAGCAAATCCTCCCGAGGAACACCTGCGCGCTCATCAAGTCCTTCTTCGGGTTCAAGCTCGCCCGGCTCTGCCCGTACACGGAAAGCTGCGACCTCGTGATCGGCGAAACGACCTGCGACGGGAAGACGAAAGCGTACGAGCTGTTCGCCGAGCTGGCCGACGTCTTCGTCATCGAGGTGCCGAACACCAAGGGAGACGCGGGGCGTTCTCTCTGGAGGAGCGAGATCGGCCGGCTGAAGAACAAGATCGAGGAGCTGAGCGGGAGAACGATCACCGCGGACGGTCTTCGCGCGGCGATTGAAACCGTGAACGCCAAGAGGCGCGCCCTCGCTCGCCTGAACGCGCTCCGTGAGACCGTTCCGGCGCCGATTTCCGGAAGGGACGCGCTCCTCATCAACCAGGTCCAGTTCTACGACGATCCCGTCCGCTTCACGGCAAAGCTGAACGAGCTGTGCGACGAGCTCGACGACCGCGTGCAGAGAGGGATCGGGGTCGCGCCGGCGGAGGCTCCTCGCATCCTCGTCTCCGGGTGCCCGATGGCCGCCCCGAACTGGAAGGTCCCCTACATCATCGAGAAGAACGGCGCGGTGATCGTCGGCGAGGAATCGTGCGTCGGGGAGCGCGGCACCCGGAATCTCGTCCCCGAGACCGGGAGGTCGGTGGACGAAATGCTTGACCAGATTGCCGAGCGCTACTTTCGGATCGATTGCGCCGTCTTCACGCCGAATGAAGACCGCATGGGACATGTGCGCGAGATGTCGGAGAGATACGGAGCGAACGGGGTCGTGCACTACGCCCTCCAGTTCTGCACGCCCTACGCGATGGAGGCCGGCAAGGTGGAGCGCGCCCTCAAGGCGGACGGGGTGCCCATGCTTCGGATCGAAACCGACTACGGCATGGAGGACTTCGCCCAGATCGAGACGCGCGTTCAGGCGTTCCTAGAGATTCTCCGGTAG
- a CDS encoding 3-hydroxyacyl-ACP dehydratase, producing MRTAGLDIGSRSVELVVVEARSGAVVSAQEVETTPALREDCRRLLAEASYDRLLVTGYGRNLAEIAFDAPSVTEIKAYARGARAVLDECRVVLDIGGQDTKAIALDGEGRVDRFEMNDRCAAGAGRFLEMMASALGCSIEEFGEEGLRGENGIHLSTMCAVFAESEVVGLITRGARRPDIARAVHRAIIRRTVAMLSRVSREGPLVFAGGAARNRCLVLLLEEEIGGRVFVPERPEMLGALGAALLAAEAIPAGPRSDRGRERRRPPLA from the coding sequence ATGAGAACCGCAGGGCTCGATATCGGATCGCGGAGCGTCGAGCTCGTCGTCGTAGAGGCCAGGAGCGGAGCGGTGGTCTCGGCCCAAGAGGTCGAGACCACCCCCGCCCTTCGGGAGGATTGCCGGCGGCTCCTCGCCGAAGCCTCGTACGACCGGCTCCTCGTCACCGGATACGGGAGGAACCTTGCGGAGATCGCATTCGACGCCCCGAGCGTCACGGAGATCAAGGCATACGCCCGCGGCGCCCGAGCGGTTCTCGATGAGTGCCGAGTCGTGCTCGACATCGGAGGCCAGGACACGAAGGCGATCGCGCTCGACGGGGAGGGCCGCGTCGATCGTTTCGAGATGAACGATCGATGCGCCGCGGGCGCCGGGCGCTTTCTGGAGATGATGGCCTCCGCCCTCGGGTGCTCGATCGAGGAGTTCGGCGAGGAAGGGCTTCGCGGCGAGAACGGAATTCATCTCTCCACCATGTGCGCGGTCTTCGCCGAGTCGGAGGTGGTGGGGCTCATCACGCGGGGCGCGCGCCGACCGGACATTGCTCGCGCCGTCCACCGCGCGATCATCCGGCGAACCGTGGCCATGCTGAGTAGGGTCTCGCGAGAAGGACCGCTCGTCTTCGCGGGAGGGGCGGCGCGGAATCGGTGCCTCGTCCTTCTCCTCGAAGAAGAGATCGGAGGGAGGGTCTTCGTTCCGGAGAGACCAGAGATGCTGGGGGCTCTCGGGGCCGCCCTCCTCGCCGCGGAAGCGATCCCCGCCGGGCCGCGGTCGGATCGCGGGCGGGAGAGGCGACGCCCGCCCCTCGCTTGA